Proteins found in one Arachis stenosperma cultivar V10309 chromosome 8, arast.V10309.gnm1.PFL2, whole genome shotgun sequence genomic segment:
- the LOC130945429 gene encoding uncharacterized protein LOC130945429 → MEIEELREAQKSDKQPHRRDEEKTFRSPGSRYTKRPSKPTSKYNTYTRFNTRRENIIREILNAKIIKPPVRAGNYQDQRFMDRTKHCAFHRKFGHTTDDCIVVKDLLERLARQGLLDKYIESRKGRGGNSDRVGHKQAVADDNKKERTTPDPPRGVISHISGGFAGKGETSSARKRSYRAMLAIKGTIQPKKDKDPDVTICFKQADFRSASPNLDDPVVISIQVGELLVRKTLLDPGSSADVLFYSTFIKMKLSKKLIQPSSGELIGFSGERVPIMGHIWLKTTMKEIPMSKSIDIQYLIVDCYSPYNIIIGRLMNGFLTV, encoded by the coding sequence ATGGAGATCGAAGAACTCCGAGAAGCCCAAAAATCGGACAAGCAACCACATCGGAGAGATGAAGAAAAAACTTTCAGATCGCCAGGCAGCAGATACACTAAGAGACCTTCCAAGCCCACGTCAAAATACAACACATACACCAGATTCAATACCAGAAGAGAAAACATCATCAGAGAAATCCTTAATGCCAAAATCATAAAGCCACCAGTTCGAGCAGGAAACTACCAGGATCAAAGGTTCATGGATAGGACAAAGCATTGTGCCTTCCACCGGAAGTTTGGACACACCACGGACGACTGCATAGTCGTGAAGGACCTCCTAGAAAGGCTGGCACGCCAAGGGCTCTTGGACAAATACATCGAGAGCCGGAAGGGCAGAGGGGGAAACTCAGACAGAGTAGGGCACAAGCAAGCAGTGGCTGACGATAACAAAAAAGAGAGGACGACTCCAGATCCACCAAGAGGAGTCATTAGCCACATATCAGGAGGATTCGCAGGCAAAGGAGAAACAAGCTCGGCCAGGAAGCGGAGCTACAGGGCGATGCTAGCAATCAAAGGAACCATACAGCCAAAGAAGGACAAAGACCCAGACGTCACAATATGCTTCAAACAAGCAGACTTCAGATCGGCAAGCCCTAACCTCGACGACCCCGTGGTAATTTCCATCCAGGTTGGAGAACTATTGGTAAGAAAAACATTGCTGGATCCAGGTAGTAGTGCTGacgttttattttattctaccTTTATAAAGatgaaattatcaaaaaaattgATACAGCCCTCCTCGGGAGAGCTAATTGGGTTCTCCGGAGAGAGAGTCCCCATCATGGGACACATATGGCTAAAGACCACAATGAAAGAAATCCCTATGTCAAAATCAATTGATATTCAATACCTAATAGTAGACTGTTATAGCCCTTACAATATTATAATTGGAAGACTGATGAacggatttttgacggtttag